From a single Cupriavidus taiwanensis LMG 19424 genomic region:
- the ftsA gene encoding cell division protein FtsA, which produces MSKEYKDLLVGLDIGTSKVAAVVAELRPDGSYEVIGMGQSESKGLKKGVVVNIEATVQSIQKALEEAELMADCKISEVFTGIAGSHIRSFNSSGMVAIKDKEVTQTDVARVIETAKAVNIPTDQQILHILTQEFIIDGQEDVREPIGMSGIRLEVKVHIVTGAVSAAQNIVKCVRRCGLEVHDLILQPLASSLAVLTEDEKELGVVLVDIGGGTTDIAIFSEGAIRHTAVIPIAGDQITNDIAMALRTPTPDAEDIKIQYGIAKQAIADPEDMIEVPGVGDRGTRTLSRQALAAVIEPRIEELYSLVHQVVRESGYEELLSSGVVITGGTAMMPGMVELGEDIFLKPVRVGVPEYRGNLHEVVKSPRYATVMGLLLEGRVQRMRGRKVAVQSGSVKQVWTRMKEWFVGNF; this is translated from the coding sequence ATGAGCAAGGAATACAAGGACCTGTTGGTCGGTCTCGATATCGGCACCTCGAAGGTGGCGGCCGTGGTGGCGGAACTGCGCCCCGACGGCAGCTACGAGGTGATCGGGATGGGCCAGTCTGAGTCCAAGGGTCTGAAGAAAGGGGTCGTGGTCAACATCGAGGCCACCGTGCAGTCGATCCAGAAGGCGCTGGAAGAGGCCGAGCTGATGGCCGACTGCAAGATTTCGGAGGTCTTCACCGGCATTGCCGGCAGCCATATCCGCAGCTTCAATTCCAGCGGCATGGTGGCCATCAAGGACAAGGAGGTTACGCAGACCGACGTGGCGCGCGTGATCGAGACCGCCAAGGCGGTCAATATCCCGACCGACCAGCAGATCCTGCACATCCTGACGCAGGAATTCATCATCGACGGCCAGGAAGACGTGCGCGAGCCCATCGGCATGAGCGGCATCCGCCTGGAAGTGAAGGTGCATATCGTCACCGGCGCGGTCAGCGCCGCGCAGAACATCGTCAAGTGCGTGCGCCGCTGCGGCCTGGAAGTGCACGACCTGATCCTGCAGCCGCTGGCGTCGAGCCTGGCGGTCCTGACCGAGGACGAGAAGGAACTGGGCGTGGTGCTGGTCGACATCGGCGGCGGCACCACCGACATCGCCATCTTCAGCGAAGGCGCGATCCGCCATACGGCCGTGATCCCCATCGCCGGCGACCAGATCACCAACGATATCGCGATGGCGCTGCGCACGCCGACGCCGGACGCCGAGGACATCAAGATCCAGTACGGCATCGCCAAGCAGGCGATCGCCGATCCGGAAGACATGATCGAGGTGCCGGGCGTGGGCGACCGCGGCACGCGCACGCTCAGCCGCCAGGCGCTGGCCGCGGTGATCGAGCCGCGCATCGAAGAGCTGTACTCGCTGGTGCACCAGGTGGTGCGCGAGTCGGGCTATGAAGAACTGTTGTCGTCGGGCGTGGTCATCACCGGTGGGACCGCGATGATGCCGGGCATGGTCGAGCTGGGCGAGGACATCTTCCTGAAGCCCGTGCGCGTCGGCGTGCCCGAGTATCGCGGCAACCTGCACGAGGTGGTGAAGAGCCCGCGCTACGCGACGGTGATGGGCCTGCTGCTGGAAGGCCGCGTGCAACGCATGCGCGGGCGCAAGGTGGCGGTGCAGAGCGGGTCGGTCAAGCAGGTGTGGACCCGCATGAAGGAATGGTTCGTCGGCAATTTCTGA
- a CDS encoding cell division protein FtsQ/DivIB, with translation MWHNARLLNLIASTLYAVVALMALAAGLLWLAQRPVFAITHVEIGPMDGGALRHVNAPSVRASALGKLSGNFFTLDLNAARQAFESVPWVRRASVRREWPNGLAVEVEEHEALGTWGAPDSGRLINTYGEIFVANTAEAEEDAQLLALDGPPDSEGDVIEKLEVMRQWFKPLKAEPLAVALSGRYAWRARLSNGMEVELGREQNDEDRTAMDQRVRRFVAAWPQVTQQWGSQIEYADLRYPNGFAIRAANARFLTEAQIAAAVRAEKAEKAAKAKAASAATSAARPGAAATVSGTSNNNPTRLKSKNAEKTR, from the coding sequence ATGTGGCATAACGCACGCCTGCTCAACCTGATCGCCTCCACGCTGTATGCGGTGGTGGCGCTGATGGCGCTCGCGGCGGGCCTGCTGTGGCTGGCGCAGCGGCCGGTGTTTGCCATCACGCACGTGGAGATCGGCCCGATGGACGGGGGCGCCCTGCGCCACGTGAACGCGCCGAGCGTGCGCGCCAGCGCGCTGGGCAAGCTGAGCGGCAACTTTTTCACGCTGGACCTGAACGCGGCGCGCCAGGCCTTCGAATCGGTGCCGTGGGTGCGGCGCGCCAGCGTGCGGCGCGAATGGCCCAACGGCCTGGCGGTCGAGGTCGAGGAGCACGAGGCGCTGGGCACCTGGGGCGCGCCCGACAGCGGCCGGCTGATCAATACCTATGGCGAGATCTTCGTCGCCAACACCGCCGAGGCGGAAGAGGACGCGCAGCTGCTGGCGCTGGACGGCCCGCCGGACAGCGAAGGCGATGTGATCGAAAAGCTCGAGGTCATGCGCCAGTGGTTCAAGCCGCTCAAGGCCGAGCCGCTGGCGGTGGCGCTGTCCGGCCGCTACGCCTGGCGCGCGCGCCTGTCCAACGGCATGGAGGTCGAGCTGGGCCGCGAGCAGAACGACGAGGACCGCACCGCGATGGACCAGCGCGTGCGCCGCTTCGTCGCGGCCTGGCCGCAGGTCACGCAGCAATGGGGCAGCCAGATCGAATATGCCGACCTGCGCTATCCCAACGGCTTCGCCATCCGCGCCGCCAACGCGCGCTTCCTGACCGAGGCGCAGATCGCGGCGGCGGTGCGGGCCGAGAAGGCCGAAAAAGCGGCCAAGGCCAAGGCGGCGAGCGCGGCAACGAGTGCCGCCAGGCCGGGGGCGGCCGCAACGGTTTCAGGTACATCCAACAACAATCCGACGCGACTGAAGAGCAAGAACGCGGAGAAAACCCGATGA